The nucleotide window GTGTTACCGCGTTTTAATGACTAAGCGGTTACTTTGTTTCACTTCTTCCATGACCACATAAGTCCGGGTGTCATTCACGCCCGGCAGACGCAGCAGGGTCTCGCCCAGTAATTTGCGGTAGGCTGACATATCGGGAACGCGCGTTTTCAGCAGGTAGTCGAAATCGCCTGAAACAAGATGACACTCTTGAGTTTCCTCAAGTTTTTGTACGGCGGCGTTAAATTGCTCAAACACATCCGGCGCGCCACGATTCAGAGTAATCTCAACAAATACCAGCAATGAAGCATCCAGATAGTGGGGATTCAGCTGGGCGGTATAGCCAAGAATAAAGCCCTGACGCTCCAGACGACGGACGCGCTCCAGGCATGGAGTCGGTGATAAGCCTACGCTTTTGGAAAGGTCGACGTTGGAAATTCGTCCATTCTTTTGCAGTTCATTAAGGATATTGCGGTCGATC belongs to Erwinia pyri and includes:
- the lrp gene encoding leucine-responsive transcriptional regulator Lrp gives rise to the protein MVDNKKRPGKDLDRIDRNILNELQKNGRISNVDLSKSVGLSPTPCLERVRRLERQGFILGYTAQLNPHYLDASLLVFVEITLNRGAPDVFEQFNAAVQKLEETQECHLVSGDFDYLLKTRVPDMSAYRKLLGETLLRLPGVNDTRTYVVMEEVKQSNRLVIKTR